Proteins encoded by one window of Chondrinema litorale:
- a CDS encoding TolC family protein: protein MNFKILKYLGLTLSIFAGITSCKTSQKYSVPETGYSDNFRDTTVVDTSSIAQMQWQDIISDKVLQSLIEEGLENNLDLKYAIQNIYQAEATLQQAKLSLLPSLDAGAQVTHSKSSKAALNFPDGIDINLKTTTYQASLSTSWELDVWGKLRSSKRAALAAFLRSEASTRAVQTQLIADIASYYYNLLALDEQLRITRETLENRKVDQETMKALKESAVVDGAAVVQSEASRYQVEVSIPDIEVSIRETENALSILLGREPGKIERTSLEDQQPISNLKIGVPSSLLINRPDIQASELAFRSAFESTNVAKKYFYPSLTLTASGGLSSLDINDFFDQSIFYNIIGGLTQPIFAQGQNKARLKTNEALQQQAFYDYKLTWLTATEEVSNALFSYNKAIEKQVARNNQITALEKSVEFTKSLLEYSSSTNYTDVLTSQQNLLSAQISSINDKLQELESIIQLYRALGGGWK, encoded by the coding sequence ATGAATTTTAAAATTCTAAAATACTTAGGTTTAACTTTGAGCATCTTTGCAGGAATTACTTCCTGCAAGACGTCTCAAAAGTACTCCGTTCCAGAAACAGGTTATTCTGATAACTTCAGAGATACAACTGTTGTAGATACCAGCTCAATAGCTCAAATGCAATGGCAAGATATTATTTCTGATAAAGTACTTCAAAGCTTAATTGAAGAAGGTTTGGAGAATAATCTTGATTTGAAATATGCTATTCAAAACATATATCAAGCCGAAGCTACATTGCAACAGGCAAAGTTATCATTACTACCAAGTTTAGATGCCGGTGCACAAGTTACACATTCAAAATCATCTAAGGCAGCACTTAACTTTCCAGATGGAATTGATATCAATTTAAAAACGACTACTTATCAGGCTTCGCTGAGTACGAGTTGGGAACTAGATGTATGGGGAAAACTTCGTAGTAGTAAGCGAGCAGCATTAGCCGCTTTTTTAAGAAGTGAAGCTTCTACAAGAGCAGTACAGACACAACTTATTGCAGATATAGCTTCTTATTACTACAATTTGTTAGCACTCGATGAGCAATTAAGAATTACTAGAGAAACACTAGAAAATAGAAAGGTAGATCAAGAAACAATGAAAGCCTTAAAAGAATCTGCTGTGGTAGATGGAGCTGCTGTTGTGCAAAGTGAGGCAAGTAGATATCAGGTGGAGGTTTCTATTCCAGATATTGAAGTAAGTATTCGTGAAACAGAAAATGCACTTTCTATTTTATTAGGTCGTGAACCAGGCAAGATAGAACGTACCAGTTTAGAAGACCAACAACCTATTAGTAATCTTAAAATTGGAGTTCCATCTTCACTTTTAATAAACAGACCAGACATACAAGCATCGGAATTGGCTTTTAGAAGTGCTTTTGAAAGCACAAATGTTGCAAAAAAATACTTTTATCCTTCACTTACTTTAACTGCAAGTGGTGGTTTATCGAGTTTGGATATCAATGATTTTTTTGACCAATCTATATTTTATAACATAATTGGCGGACTTACCCAACCAATTTTTGCTCAAGGTCAAAATAAAGCTAGATTAAAAACCAATGAAGCTTTACAACAACAAGCTTTTTACGACTATAAATTAACTTGGCTTACAGCAACCGAAGAAGTTTCGAATGCACTGTTTTCGTATAATAAAGCTATAGAAAAACAAGTAGCAAGAAACAACCAAATTACTGCTTTAGAAAAATCGGTAGAGTTTACAAAAAGCTTATTAGAATATTCATCTTCAACCAACTATACAGATGTACTAACATCGCAACAAAATTTACTATCTGCGCAAATAAGCAGTATTAACGACAAACTACAAGAATTAGAGTCTATTATCCAGTTGTATAGAGCACTGGGTGGTGGCTGGAAATGA
- a CDS encoding efflux RND transporter permease subunit, translated as MFKRFITRPILSSVISVLILVLGLIGLTSLPVSQYPEIAPPTVQVSASYQGANAETVLNSVLVPLEEAINGVEGMTYMTSTATNDGSASITVNFELGTDPDIAAVNVQNRVSSATSLLPQEVTQSGVTTTKRQSSNVLILGIYSDNPDYDETFVQNYAEINIIPQIKRINGVGDASAFGTKDYSMRIWLKADVMANYGLIPDDINNALSDQNVEAAPGQLGLKSNQAHQYTLKYKGRLKEISEYEDIIIRTTENGQILRLRDVADIELGSQTYNSSSNINGNPGVGIAVSQTAGSNAQDVIDQTLSVLQEASKTFPEGIHYVELVNVNDFLNASIEKVIHTLIEAFILVFIVVFIFLQDWRSTLIPAISVPVAIVGTFFFLQVFGFTINLLTLFALVLAIGIVVDDAIVVVEAVHAKLDTGYQSARKASLDAMDEISGAIISITLVMSSVFIPVSFISGSSGVFYQQFGLTLAIAIILSAVNALTLSPALCALFLKGHDEDHKKHGFLDRFYTAFNTAFDKTTDKYKKSVTFFINKKWIAMGMLAVFAGAFYILMQTTPTAFVPSEDQGTIMSDISLPAAASLERTEEVADQLVKIAESIPEVKNVLKVTGRGMISGTGSNYGMVIMKLKTWDERKEKGQSINSIIGQLFARAASIKDADIIFFAPPTIQGFGMSGGFEFKLQDRSGGTVNALSEVSDDFLKALNARPEIQYASTSFDPTFPQYEIEVDVAKAKKAGLGVADILNTMQGYYGGVYASNFNQFGKQYRVIYQAEPSFRDNLESFNYIKVKNDNNVMAPISEFITLTKVYGPQSLSRFNLFTSVSVNGAPNDGYSSGDAITAIEEVAAQTLPTGYGYEFSGMTREELSAGSQTVYIFLLCLVFVFFLLSGQYESYLLPFAVLLSLPIGLCGVFIFATIFDISNNIYLQITLIMLIGLLAKNAILIVEFALQRRREGESIVQSAIDGAIARFRPILMTSFAFIFGLVPLMLASGAGAIGNQSIGTGAIGGMLIGTVFGILIIPVLFVIFETIQEKIAGIPAANADKE; from the coding sequence ATGTTTAAAAGATTTATAACCAGACCAATACTGTCGTCTGTAATTTCAGTATTGATATTGGTACTGGGACTGATTGGTTTAACCAGTCTTCCGGTATCTCAATATCCTGAGATTGCACCCCCTACAGTTCAGGTTTCGGCCTCGTATCAAGGGGCGAATGCAGAGACAGTTTTAAATAGCGTATTAGTACCTCTCGAAGAAGCAATAAACGGTGTAGAGGGAATGACATACATGACCTCAACTGCAACTAACGATGGTTCAGCATCTATTACAGTAAATTTCGAATTAGGTACTGACCCAGATATTGCAGCCGTAAACGTACAAAACAGGGTTTCGAGTGCGACTAGTTTATTACCACAAGAAGTAACACAGTCAGGTGTAACCACTACTAAAAGACAAAGTAGTAATGTGTTGATTTTGGGTATATACAGCGATAACCCAGATTACGACGAAACCTTTGTGCAGAACTATGCAGAGATCAACATTATTCCTCAGATTAAAAGGATTAATGGCGTGGGTGATGCGAGTGCTTTTGGTACCAAAGACTATAGTATGCGTATTTGGCTAAAAGCCGATGTAATGGCAAACTATGGTTTAATTCCAGACGATATTAACAATGCACTGTCGGATCAAAACGTAGAAGCTGCTCCGGGTCAGTTAGGGTTAAAATCCAATCAGGCTCATCAATATACTTTAAAATATAAGGGAAGATTAAAAGAAATCTCTGAATACGAAGACATCATTATTAGGACAACAGAAAATGGGCAGATTCTGAGATTAAGAGATGTAGCAGATATTGAGTTGGGCTCACAGACTTATAACAGTAGTTCAAACATTAATGGAAATCCGGGTGTAGGTATTGCAGTTAGCCAGACGGCTGGTTCAAATGCGCAAGATGTAATTGACCAAACACTTAGTGTATTGCAAGAAGCTTCTAAAACTTTTCCAGAGGGTATCCATTATGTGGAGTTGGTAAATGTAAACGACTTCTTAAATGCTTCTATTGAAAAGGTAATCCATACATTAATAGAAGCTTTTATACTTGTATTTATAGTTGTGTTTATCTTCTTACAAGATTGGAGATCGACATTAATTCCAGCGATTTCAGTACCGGTAGCAATTGTAGGTACATTCTTCTTCTTACAAGTATTTGGCTTTACCATTAACTTACTTACGCTTTTCGCTTTGGTATTGGCAATTGGTATTGTAGTGGATGATGCCATTGTGGTAGTTGAAGCAGTACACGCAAAATTGGATACTGGTTACCAATCTGCAAGAAAAGCCAGTTTAGATGCGATGGACGAAATTTCAGGAGCAATTATCTCGATTACATTGGTAATGTCATCAGTCTTTATTCCGGTAAGTTTTATCAGTGGTTCTTCTGGTGTATTCTATCAGCAATTTGGTTTAACACTGGCTATTGCAATTATTTTATCAGCAGTAAACGCATTAACATTGAGTCCGGCACTTTGTGCATTGTTCCTCAAAGGACATGACGAAGACCATAAAAAACATGGGTTCTTAGATAGATTTTATACCGCATTTAATACAGCATTCGACAAAACAACGGATAAGTATAAAAAATCTGTTACCTTCTTTATTAATAAGAAATGGATTGCAATGGGAATGCTGGCTGTATTTGCAGGCGCATTTTATATTCTAATGCAAACTACGCCAACAGCCTTTGTGCCTAGTGAAGACCAAGGAACAATTATGTCTGATATTAGCTTACCAGCAGCGGCCTCATTGGAAAGAACAGAAGAAGTTGCCGACCAATTAGTGAAGATCGCCGAGTCTATACCAGAAGTGAAAAACGTGTTGAAAGTAACAGGTAGAGGGATGATTAGTGGTACCGGTTCTAATTACGGAATGGTAATTATGAAACTAAAAACTTGGGACGAAAGAAAAGAAAAAGGGCAGAGTATTAATAGTATTATAGGGCAGTTATTTGCCAGAGCTGCTTCCATTAAAGATGCAGATATAATCTTTTTTGCTCCGCCAACTATTCAGGGTTTTGGTATGAGTGGTGGTTTTGAGTTTAAGTTGCAAGATAGAAGTGGAGGTACTGTAAATGCACTTAGCGAAGTAAGTGATGATTTCTTGAAGGCGTTAAATGCTCGTCCAGAAATTCAATATGCATCTACTTCGTTTGACCCAACTTTCCCACAATATGAAATTGAGGTAGATGTAGCCAAGGCCAAAAAAGCTGGTTTGGGTGTAGCTGATATTTTAAATACCATGCAGGGATATTATGGTGGTGTGTATGCTTCTAACTTTAATCAGTTTGGTAAGCAGTATCGAGTTATCTATCAGGCAGAGCCAAGTTTTAGAGATAATCTGGAAAGCTTTAATTATATAAAAGTAAAGAATGATAATAATGTGATGGCGCCAATTAGCGAGTTTATCACTTTAACGAAAGTATATGGTCCACAATCGCTTAGTAGGTTTAACCTCTTTACTTCTGTTAGTGTAAATGGTGCTCCAAATGATGGCTATAGCTCTGGTGATGCCATTACAGCCATAGAAGAAGTTGCCGCACAAACACTACCTACAGGTTATGGTTATGAGTTTTCTGGTATGACGAGAGAAGAACTTTCAGCAGGTAGCCAGACAGTGTATATATTCTTGCTTTGTTTGGTATTTGTGTTCTTCTTATTAAGTGGCCAGTACGAAAGTTACTTGTTGCCATTTGCAGTATTGCTTTCATTACCAATCGGACTTTGTGGTGTTTTCATTTTTGCTACCATTTTCGATATAAGTAATAATATATACCTGCAAATTACTCTAATCATGCTAATTGGATTGCTGGCAAAGAATGCGATTCTAATTGTTGAGTTTGCTTTACAAAGAAGAAGAGAAGGAGAAAGCATTGTGCAGTCTGCCATTGATGGTGCCATTGCCAGATTTAGACCGATTTTAATGACCTCATTTGCATTTATCTTTGGACTTGTTCCTTTAATGCTGGCATCTGGTGCTGGTGCTATTGGTAACCAGTCTATTGGTACTGGAGCAATTGGAGGTATGCTAATAGGAACCGTATTTGGAATTCTAATAATACCCGTACTCTTTGTGATTTTTGAAACCATTCAGGAGAAAATAGCCGGTATACCTGCTGCTAATGCAGATAAAGAATAA